One part of the Parabacteroides sp. FAFU027 genome encodes these proteins:
- a CDS encoding type IX secretion system membrane protein PorP/SprF produces the protein MDKRVIVLLSLIIFCTGLQAQFDAQFSQYWATKSYYNPSCVGETSGVNALIINRQQWVGLSGAPRSLFASADLPFARWGKDQGIGIGLYKDEAGLFSNVSLGVNYAYKLNLMNGILSLGTQLGILSQSFDGTKVDLLGSSDEYHEGTDPYIPSTSVSGTAFDLGLGVNYTTDRYYAGLSVLHLLEPTIQFEKGSSKIGRTLFLTGGANFPMESYSTVLYPSALLKSDFNVVQAELTCRAEYKSRFWGGLSYRLKDAVVLMAGAKMKNISVGYAYDISTSKLGAVSGGSHEIFAAYSFDMQFVSKSKRKYNKSLRFL, from the coding sequence ATGGATAAAAGGGTAATCGTCTTACTGTCGTTGATCATATTTTGCACCGGACTGCAAGCTCAGTTTGATGCTCAGTTTAGTCAGTATTGGGCGACTAAGTCTTACTATAATCCGTCTTGTGTGGGAGAAACTTCCGGGGTAAACGCCCTTATTATCAACCGGCAACAGTGGGTTGGGCTCAGTGGGGCACCCCGCTCTTTATTTGCAAGCGCCGATCTTCCGTTTGCCCGGTGGGGCAAAGACCAGGGAATCGGGATTGGCTTATACAAGGATGAGGCCGGTCTTTTCTCCAATGTATCCCTCGGGGTGAATTACGCCTATAAATTAAACCTGATGAATGGGATTTTATCCCTCGGAACGCAACTTGGAATTTTGAGCCAGTCTTTTGATGGTACTAAAGTGGATTTGTTGGGAAGTTCGGATGAATACCATGAGGGGACAGACCCCTATATTCCTTCCACCAGTGTATCCGGTACTGCCTTTGATTTGGGGCTGGGTGTGAATTATACAACAGACCGCTATTACGCGGGGCTTTCTGTTTTACACCTGCTTGAACCAACGATCCAATTTGAAAAAGGCTCCTCTAAAATAGGGCGGACCCTGTTCCTGACGGGAGGGGCGAATTTTCCGATGGAAAGTTATTCAACCGTTTTGTATCCTTCCGCGTTATTGAAGAGTGACTTCAATGTAGTACAGGCAGAGCTTACCTGTCGGGCAGAATATAAAAGCCGTTTTTGGGGAGGATTGTCTTACCGATTGAAGGATGCGGTGGTGCTGATGGCGGGTGCAAAAATGAAAAATATCTCTGTCGGATATGCCTACGATATCTCTACCTCCAAACTGGGAGCTGTATCCGGTGGCAGCCATGAAATTTTCGCTGCATATAGCTTTGATATGCAATTTGTGAGTAAATCGAAACGGAAGTACAATAAAAGTCTCAGATTCCTATAG